One window of the Serinus canaria isolate serCan28SL12 chromosome 9, serCan2020, whole genome shotgun sequence genome contains the following:
- the ALPI gene encoding intestinal-type alkaline phosphatase has protein sequence MQLLASLTLCLCAGFSTAVIPAEEENPSFWYKQAASAIDASLKLQPRIHEAKNLIIFLGDGFGIPTITATRILKAQQQGKLGPETPLALDAFPYVALSKTYNVDRQVPDSAGTATAYLCGVKGNYKTIGVSAAARQAECSTTFGNEVISVMERARKAGKAVGIVTTTRVQHASPSGTYAHVVDRNWYADASMPQEARQQGCKDIAWQLVHNVDINVILGGGRIYMTPAGTPDPEYPADSSQNGIREDGNNLIDMWLEARPGARYAWNRTEMLAAAADPNVKYLMGLFEPVDTKYNMVRNTTLDPSLTEMTEAAITILSRNPNGFYLFVEGGRIDHGHHEGSPHKALTEAVEFDCAIERAGTMTDEADTLTVITADHSHVFAFGGYTLRGTSIFGLGQKKTTDGKNYTSILYGNGPGYPGGVRPNVDPETAMQFDYQPQAAVPLESETHGGEDVAILARGPMAHLFHGVQEQTYVAHAMAYAACIEPYTDCRQRNSGSSIPRNSSPSTHGTFLALLLPALLLPLFH, from the exons ATGCAGCTGCTGGCATCCCTCACCCTCTGCCTCTGCGCAGGGTTCAGCACCGCTGTCATCCCAG CGGAGGAGGAGAATCCATCCTTCTGGTACAAGCAGGCAGCTTCAGCCATCGATGCCTCCTTAAAACTCCAGCCCAGGATACACGAAGCCAAAAACCTCATCATTTTCCTTGGGGATG GATTCGGGATCCCCACCATCACAGCCACCCGCATCCtcaaggcacagcagcaggggaagctCGGCCCTGAGACCCCTCTTGCCCTGGATGCTTTCCCCTACGTGGCTCTGTCAAAG ACCTACAATGTTGACAGGCAGGTCCCTGACAGTGCAGGAACAGCTACAGCCTATCTCTGTGGGGTGAAGGGCAACTACAAGACCATAGGGGTGAGCGCAGCAGCCCGCCAGGCAGAGTGCAGCACCACGTTCGGCAACGAGGTGATCTCAGTGATGGAGCGAGCCCGCAAAGCTG GGAAGGCGGTGGGCATCGTGACCACAACGCGGGTGCAGCACGCATCGCCCTCGGGAACCTACGCTCACGTGGTAGACCGGAACTGGTACGCAGATGCCAGCATGCCCCAGGAGGCGCggcagcagggctgcaaggACATTGCCTGGCAGCTGGTCCACAACGTCGACATCAAC GTGATCCTGGGTGGTGGTCGGATATACATGACCCCTGCAGGGACGCCGGACCCTGAGTACCCTGCCGACAGCAGCCAGAATGGGATACGCGAGGACGGCAACAACCTCATCGACATGTGGCTGGAGGCACGGCCG GGTGCCCGCTATGCCTGGAACAGGACAGagatgctggcagctgctgccgACCCCAACGTGAAGTATTTGATGG GTCTCTTTGAACCCGTGGACACGAAGTACAACATGGTGCGTAACACCACCCTGGACCCATCACTCACCGAGATGACAGAGGCAGCCATCACCATCCTGAGCAGGAACCCCAATGGCTTCTACCTCTTTGTGGAAG GTGGCAGAATCGACCACGGGCACCATGAAGGTTCACCCCATAAGGCACTGACGGAGGCGGTGGAGTTCGACTGTGCCATCGAGCGGGCAGGAACCATGACAGACGAGGCTGACACTCTCACCGTCATCACCGCTGACCACTCGCATGTCTTTGCCTTCGGGGGCTACACTCTGCGTGGCACCTCCATCTTCG GTCTGGGCCAAAAGAAAACCACTGATGGGAAGAACTACACATCGATTCTCTATGGGAATGGGCCGGGATACCCAGGCGGTGTACGGCCCAACGTGGACCCAGAAACAGCCA TGCAGTTCGATTACCAGCCACAGGCGGCTGTGCCACTGGAGTCGGAGACCCATGGTGGTGAGGACGTGGCCATCCTGGCCAGGGGCCCCATGGCCCACCTCTTCCACGGTGTGCAGGAGCAGACCTATGTAGCCCATGCCATGGCCTACGCCGCCTGCATCGAGCCCTACACTGACTGCCGCCAGCGGAACTCTggctccagcatccccaggaactccagccccagcacccacGGCAccttcctggccctgctcctgcctgccctccttCTGCCCCTCTTCCACTGA
- the LOC127059902 gene encoding intestinal-type alkaline phosphatase-like gives MQLLASLTLCLCAGFSTAVIPAEEENPSFWYKQAASAIDASLKLQPRIHEAKNLIIFLGDGFGVPTITATRILKAQQQGKLGPETPLALDAFPYMALSKTYNVDRHVPDSAGTGTAYLCGVKGNYKTIGVSAAARHAECSTTFGNEVISVMERARKAGKAVGIVTTTRVQHASPSGTYAHVVDRNWYADASMPQEARQQGCKDIAWQLVHNVDINVILGGGRIYMTPAGTPDPEYPADSSQNGIREDGNNLIDMWLEARPGARYAWNRTEMLAAAADPNVKYLMGLFEPVDTKYNMVRNTTLDPSLTEMTEAAITILSRNPNGFYLFVEGGRIDRGHHEGSPHKALTEAVEFDCAIERAGTMTDEADTLTVVTADHSHVFTFGGYTLRGSSIFGLAPTTASDGKYYTSLLYGNGPGYPGPDRPNVDPETAMQFDYQPQAAVPLKSETHGGEDVAILARGPMAHLFHGVQEQTYVAHAMAYAACIEPYTDCRQRNSSPSTHGTFLALLLPALLLPLFH, from the exons ATGCAGCTGCTGGCATCCCTCACCCTCTGCCTCTGCGCAGGGTTCAGCACCGCTGTCATCCCAG CGGAGGAGGAGAATCCATCCTTCTGGTACAAGCAGGCAGCTTCAGCCATCGATGCCTCCTTAAAACTCCAGCCCAGGATACACGAAGCCAAAAACCTCATCATTTTCCTTGGGGATG GATTCGGGGTCCCCACCATCACAGCCACCCGCATCCtcaaggcacagcagcaggggaagctCGGCCCTGAGACCCCTCTTGCCCTGGATGCTTTCCCATACATGGCTCTGTCTAAG ACATACAATGTGGACAGACATGTCCCTGACAGTGCGGGGACAGGCACAGCCTATCTCTGTGGGGTGAAGGGCAACTACAAGACCATAGGGGTGAGCGCAGCAGCCCGCCACGCAGAGTGCAGCACCACATTCGGCAACGAGGTGATCTCAGTGATGGAGCGAGCCCGCAAAGCTG GGAAGGCGGTGGGCATCGTGACCACGACGCGGGTGCAGCACGCATCGCCCTCGGGAACCTACGCTCACGTGGTAGACCGGAACTGGTACGCAGATGCCAGCATGCCCCAGGAGGCGCggcagcagggctgcaaggACATTGCCTGGCAGCTGGTCCACAACGTCGACATCAAC GTGATCCTGGGTGGTGGTCGGATATACATGACCCCTGCAGGGACGCCGGACCCTGAGTACCCTGCCGACAGCAGCCAGAATGGGATACGCGAGGACGGCAACAACCTCATCGACATGTGGCTGGAGGCACGGCCG GGTGCCCGCTATGCCTGGAACAGGACAGagatgctggcagctgctgccgACCCCAACGTGAAGTATTTGATGG GTCTCTTTGAACCCGTGGACACGAAGTACAACATGGTGCGTAACACCACCCTGGACCCATCACTCACCGAGATGACAGAGGCAGCCATCACCATCCTGAGCAGGAACCCCAATGGCTTCTACCTCTTTGTGGAAG GTGGCAGAATCGACCGTGGCCACCATGAAGGTTCACCCCATAAGGCACTGACGGAGGCGGTGGAGTTCGACTGTGCCATCGAGCGGGCAGGAACCATGACAGATGAGGCTGACACTCTCACCGTCGTCACCGCTGACCACTCACACGTCTTCACTTTTGGAGGCTACACTCTGCGTGGCTCTTCCATCTTCG GTCTGGCGCCTACGACAGCCAGTGATGGGAAGTACTACACATCACTCCTCTATGGGAATGGGCCGGGATACCCTGGCCCTGACCGGCCCAACGTGGACCCAGAAACAGCCA TGCAGTTCGATTACCAGCCACAGGCGGCTGTGCCACTGAAGTCGGAGACCCATGGTGGTGAGGACGTGGCCATCCTGGCCAGGGGCCCCATGGCCCACCTCTTCCACGGTGTGCAGGAGCAGACCTATGTAGCCCATGCCATGGCCTACGCCGCCTGCATCGAGCCCTACACTGACTGCCGCCAGCGGaactccagccccagcacccacGGCAccttcctggccctgctcctgcctgctctccttCTGCCCCTCTTCCACTGA
- the LOC103815616 gene encoding alkaline phosphatase, germ cell type — protein sequence MGMLDPQGCTWRLPALLSPPDAEKTPSYWNKGARRRLELALALQPAAQRAKNIILFMGDGMGLSTMSAARIYKGQLAGDSGEESILAMETFPHMALAKTYTIDRQVPDSAGTGTAYLCGVKANAKTLGLSGAAVYGKCHTTFGNEVDSVLHRARLAGKSVGIVTTTRVQHASPGAAYAHSASRGWYADANMPKDALQDGCKDIAYQLVHNTDINVILGGGRMYMTPKQTPDPEYPEDPDQNGTRKDGRDLIAEWLSAKQGARYVWDKKGLDAVKDDSVSHLMGLFEPKDMKYELNRNTSTDPSIVEMMEKAIRILRRNPKGFFLFVEDDHILCAGGRIDHGHHSGRAKQALMEAVMLDRAVARAGELTSPADTLTVVTADHSHVFTFGGSTPRGNSIFGLAPKKAKDKRAYTSILYGNGPGYSIHDGARPAASLPAAEDKDYRQQAAVPLETETHSGEDVVVLAQGPMAHLFHGVQEQHYIAHAMAYAACLEPYATEPGCRAARRASHGTRCSPQPLLALLALCMAALTVRG from the exons ATGGGCATGCTGGACCCCCAGGGGTGCACCTGgaggctcccagctctgctctcacctCCAGATGCTGAGAAAACCCCGAGCTACTGGAATAAAGGTgccaggaggaggctggagtTGGCCCTGGCcttgcagccagcagcacagcgGGCCAAAAACATCATCCTCTTCATGGGTGACG GCATGGGGCTGTCCACCATGTCAGCAGCTCGGATCTACAAGGGGCAGCTGGCCGGTGACTCGGGCGAGGAGAGCATCTTGGCCATGGAGACCTTTCCCCACATGGCCCTGGCCAAG ACCTACACCATCGACCGGCAGGTGCCCGACAGCGCTGGCACGGGCACCGCCTACCTCTGTGGGGTGAAGGCCAATGCCAAGACTCTGGGACTGAGCGGGGCAGCCGTCTATGGAAAATGCCACACCACCTTTGGCAATGAGGTGGACTCTGTCCTGCACCGGGCCAGGCTGGCGG GCAAGTCTGTGGGCATCGTGACGACCACGCGGGTGCAGCACGCGTCCCCCGGAGCAGCCTACGCGCACTCGGCCAGCCGGGGCTGGTACGCTGACGCCAACATGCCCAAGGATGCCCTGCAGGATGGCTGCAAGGACATCGCCTACCAGCTGGTGCACAACACTGACATCAAT gtGATCCTTGGCGGCGGGAGGATGTACATGACCCCCAAGCAGACTCCAGACCCCGAGTATCCAGAGGACCCAGATCAAAATGGCACCAGGAAGGATGGTCGGGACTTGATTGCTGAGTGGCTGAGTGCCAAGCAG GGTGCCCGCTATGTCTGGGACAAGAAAGGCCTGGATGCGGTCAAAGATGACTCTGTGAGCCACCTTATGG GCCTCTTTGAGCCCAAGGACATGAAGTATGAGCTGAACCGCAACACATCCACAGACCCCTCCATCGTGGAGATGATGGAAAAGGCCATCCGCATCCTGCGCAGGAACCCCAAGGGCTTCTTCCTCTTTGTGGAAGATGA CCACATTCTCTGTGCAGGTGGCAGAATCGACCACGGCCACCACAGTGGCCGAGCCAAGCAGGCACTGATGGAGGCTGTGATGCTGGACCGGGCGGTGGCACGGGCGGGAGAGCTCACGTCCCCTGCTGACACCCTGACCGTGGTGACGGCCGATCACTCCCATGTCTTCACTTTCGGTGGCAGCACACCACGGGGCAACTCCATCTTTG ggctggccccCAAGAAAGCCAAAGACAAGCGAGCCTACACCAGCATCCTCTATGGAAATGGTCCTGGCTACAGCATCCATGACGGGGCCCGTCCAGctgccagcctccctgctgcag AGGACAAGGACTACAGAcagcaggcagctgtgcccctggagACAGAGACTCACAGTGGGGAAGACGTGGTGGTGCTGGCCCAGGGCCCCATGGCCCACCTCTTCCACggggtgcaggagcagcactaCATCGCCCATGCCATGGCCTACGCCGCCTGCCTCGAGCCCTATGCCACAGAGCCTGGGTGCAGGGCAGCCCGCAGGGCCTCCCATGGCACACGGtgctccccacagcctctgctcgCCCTCCTGGCCCTCTGCATGGCTGCCCTCACAGTGAGGGGCTGA